A part of Periplaneta americana isolate PAMFEO1 chromosome 17, P.americana_PAMFEO1_priV1, whole genome shotgun sequence genomic DNA contains:
- the LOC138692705 gene encoding uncharacterized protein isoform X3: MSSRQKRSNGGYGLRRKIAKKRLDEDFEYYFSKIGTHLEPPTSKPVKEHMVVVTELVDATGKPDTKINVCTERRPRGRPKKIHTNQNQEPDFSDPSIRLMDLKDRRVVKRFKADFLEGTETTKAVGEICSKNEPVMTVACEEEVANVDCIVKRIKLETVLAADEITGLQEEEVTSLPEGEKENLPEDGIHLEPESDTEEGLEVQMDVSVHGDIDEEVVYEDDRDGLDKDATLLKLKRRYKKGRLSQDAIQKLSQLSPDDKIECNECHKLLKPSSFRQHLRTHTGEKPFGCEVCEARFTRKGDVERHVRIVHNKQKPFKCCRCQRAFGDKKNLRWHLMNHDKKLFYVCGVCGFKFGKREYWENHVRFIHPVPGGLDLDENNIERIGEEDEGEDRLRTLTKTLLVEDEAAVDDPSQDCAAATTAVKSVENKDNVVEDVINSDVTLPFVNNISKQEGIKLISVKNLNLSNLMKIGRPKITGNVPSYTRVVNQAEGGGIEAVVIQFDGSTTESSNLQAISQVQPRLRQLAPNLLHVVSSHNVLQIVEAEEPQDQQSIVIETQDFPESGLSDSEAATVMDCSTDIQEQVVEVQDAIASAGEGDSATVQYVNEEDEEPSKVISIMLTDDGGAGGDTNNSSVQTLIEALLVAAKGDGQSNDTQST, translated from the coding sequence AGGAGCACATGGTTGTGGTGACTGAACTGGTAGATGCAACTGGAAAGCCTGATACGAAGATTAATGTGTGTACAGAAAGAAGACCACGTGGTAGGCCAAAAAAAATTCATACGAACCAGAATCAAGAACCGGATTTTTCGGATCCTTCCATTAGACTTATGGATTTAAAAGATAGGAGAGTTGTTAAGAGATTTAAAGCTGATTTCTTAGAAGGTACAGAAACAACGAAGGCTGTGGGAGAAATCTGTTCAAAAAATGAACCTGTCATGACTGTAGCCTGTGAAGAAGAAGTTGCAAATGTGGATTGTATAGTAAAACGAATCAAACTGGAAACTGTACTTGCTGCAGATGAGATAACGGGTTTGCAAGAAGAAGAAGTAACATCTCTACcagaaggagagaaagagaacTTACCCGAAGATGGGATTCATCTGGAACCTGAGTCAGATACTGAGGAAGGATTAGAGGTGCAGATGGACGTGAGTGTGCATGGGGACATTGATGAAGAAGTTGTTTATGAGGATGATCGAGATGGGTTGGATAAAGATGCAACCTTGCTGAAATTGAAGCGCAGGTACAAAAAGGGTCGTCTAAGTCAAGATGCAATTCAAAAATTGAGTCAATTAAGCCCAGATGATAAAATTGAGTGTAATGAGTGTCATAAACTGTTGAAGCCTTCTTCATTTCGGCAGCATTTACGAACACATACTGGAGAAAAACCCTTTGGATGTGAAGTTTGTGAGGCAAGGTTTACAAGAAAAGGTGATGTTGAACGCCATGTACGTATTGTGCATAATAAACAGAAACCTTTTAAGTGTTGCCGTTGCCAGCGGGCTTTTGGAGATAAGAAAAATCTTCGGTGGCATCTTATGAATCATGATAAGAAACTATTTTATGTGTGTGGAGTGTGCGGTTTCAAATTTGGAAAGCGTGAGTACTGGGAAAATCATGTAAGGTTCATCCATCCAGTTCCTGGAGGTTTGGACTtagatgaaaataatattgaaagaataggaGAAGAAGACGAAGGTGAAGATCGTTTGAGAACCTTAACCAAAACATTACTTGTGGAAGATGAAGCCGCTGTCGATGATCCTAGTCAAGACTGTGCTGCAGCCACCACTGCTGTCAAGTCTGTGGAGAACAAGGATAATGTGGTGGAAGACGTGATCAACTCCGATGTTACATTACCATTTGTTAATAACATTTCGAAACAGGAGGGAATAAAGTTAATCAgcgttaaaaatttaaatttatcgaATTTGATGAAAATAGGAAGACCCAAAATAACGGGAAATGTTCCATCTTACACCAGAGTAGTCAACCAGGCTGAGGGAGGTGGTATAGAAGCAGTTGTAATTCAGTTTGATGGTTCTACAACAGAAAGCAGTAATTTGCAGGCTATTTCACAAGTACAGCCAAGGTTGCGACAACTCGCACCAAACCTGCTTCATGTTGTAAGTTCTCACAATGTGCTTCAGATTGTAGAAGCTGAAGAACCACAAGATCAACAGTCTATTGTCATCGAGACACAGGACTTCCCAGAATCTGGTTTAAGTGACTCAGAAGCTGCTACAGTGATGGATTGTTCAACAGATATCCAAGAACAGGTGGTAGAAGTACAAGATGCCATTGCATCTGCAGGagaaggtgatagtgcaactgTGCAGTATGTTAATGAAGAAGATGAGGAGCCTTCTAAAGTGATAAGCATTATGTTGACGGATGATGGAGGAGCGGGTGGTGATACTAACAACAGTTCCGTTCAGACACTCATAGAAGCCCTGTTAGTCGCAGCAAAAGGAGATGGTCAGAGTAATGACACACAGTCTACGTGA